The window ATTCTTAGTCTGGCTTTACTTGTGGTAATGCGCTTAGTGACTGGTTTTTCTGAAGGATTAGTTGGTGCAAGTCCGATAAACTGGGCAATTTTTAGAGTTGGTAATCAACATACTGCAAAAGCAATCAGCTACAATGGTATTGGCAATTATGGTGCGCTAGCTGCTGGTGCTCCGCTTGGCGTTATTATTAGCAATTCTTTTGGTATTAGTTACATTGCTTATTTTATAATTTTAATTGGAATTGGAGGATTGATTTATGCCAATAGTAAAATCAACATTATTTTAACCAGTAAAGAAGCTCCACAATCATTTTTTAATGTACTTAAGAAGGTTACGCCTTTTGGACTTTGTTTAGCTGCCGGCGGTATTGGCTTTGGAGCAATATCTACTTTTGTAACGCTTTATTATTCGTATTTAAACTGGACAGGAGCCGTACTTTGCTTATCGCTTTTCAGCATTATGTTCGTATTGGGTAGATTGATTTTTGCAGGAGCTATTAATCAATATGGCGGTATGAAAACCGCTATAGCTTGCCTAGCAATGGAAGCCTTTGGTTTAGGAATTATTGCACTATCTGTAAATCCGATGTTAACATTAATAGGTGCAGGAATAGCTGGTTTCGGTTTTTCTTTGGTTTTCCCAGCGCTAGGCGTGGAGGCTGTTCGTTTAATTCCAGCATCGAGTCAAGGATCAGCTTTAGGAAATTATGGATTATTTATTGATCTTTCCTTAGGCATAACCGGACCATTATTAGGAGCAATTTCTACTGGTTTTGGAATGAATTATCTTTTTCCATTCAGTTTATGTATTGTTGTAATGGGCTTGGTTTTGGCAATTTCTATACAGTATCGAAGACAAAAGCAAGGGTTGCAGGCATTTACTGAAATTTAAGAAATCTTGCAGTTTTGAGTTCTGCAAGATTCGTATCCCTTTTAGAATAAAGTCGGTGAGGTAGTATTTCCATTAGCCATTTCAGGAATTTTTAAATCAGTTCCAACGGCTTCGTTTAACTTCTGTGTAAAATATGCCGAAAACAGTGGCGATGAAAGTTCTTCATTTTGGTGAACGAAAAAGTAGAGGTTTTCAAGTCCTTGTTTTTTCCATTCAACTATTTTTACAATCCAGTCGTCTAAACGCTTTTTATCAATTTCATCTTCATTAACGCCAACAAATCTAACAAACGCCGTAGGCGTAGTTAAACGCATGTGTAACATATCCCTTCTTCCGGCAGTATCCACAATAATGTTGGAGATTCCGTTATCCTCAAACAATTGTGGGAATTCATTAGCAATAGTGGGATTTGAGAACCATTCGCCATTGCGAACCTCAACACCCAGCGGAATCACTTTCGGAAATTCATTAATAACTACCTTAAGTCTTTCGAAATCCTTTGGTTTAAAATTGTCATGCAGTTGAAGAAAAGCCATGCCGAGTTTGTCCTCGAAGTTGCTTACGGCATCGCAAAAAGTTTCTACAGGTTCTTTAACATTAATTAATCTTTTAAAGTGACTAACCGTATTGGTCAATTTTGGGAAGAATTTAAAATCGGCTGGGGTTTTTTGTGTCCATGTAATTACTTGCTCCTTGCTTGGCATTCCGTAGAATGTCGCATTCAATTCAATGGAATTAAATTGCGTAGAATAATAAGTTAGCTCGTCTTTTGTTCCTTTTGGATAAAAGCCTTTTAAATCAGCTTTATTCCATTTTGCGCAACCTACAAATGCCTGGAAATTTTGCTTTGACTTATTAGCGTTTAATATTGCTTCCGTTTCAGGAGCATCAGGAGGAAGTGTGAAATCTATAATTGATGGGTCATCTACTTTACCAAATTGCATATGATGTGGTTTAACTAACCGCAAAGTTAGCAAAGATAATGCGCAAAGAGAGAGAAGTGAATTGGTTATTAAACAAAAAACGCTGAGAAATTTTGCGTTATTGCTCAGCGTTCACTATAAAATTTTATTATGTACCCAACTTTGCCTTCTTAGCGCTTTCCTGTTAAAGAAAAACTTAGCGTTCTTTGCGGTTAGAACTAGAAAACCTAGTAACCAAGTATTTTCAAAACCTGCTTACTATTCTGCTCTTCACCAAAAACCTCGAAATTGAAAGTCTCATCCCTATTTCTGCGGATTAAAACATGTTTTGGACTTGGTAATAAACAATGATGAATGCCGCCATAACCACTCAAAACCTCTTGATACGCACCAGTATGGAAGAACCCTAAATACTGTACTTTCCTTGTTTTTGGCATAAATACACTATTCATGTGCGCTTCTTGATTGTAATAATCCTGACCATCGCAAGTTATGCCACCTAAGTTAACACGCTCATATTCGGCATCCCAATTGTTAATGGGTAATAAGATATATTTTTGGTTTAAAGCCCAAACATCTGGAAGGTTAGTAATGAAAGATCCATCCAACATTAACCAACGTTCGCGGTCGTTTTGTTGTTTTCTACCTAACACCTTATACAAAATCCCAGATGCCTCTGCAACAGTATATTTACCGAATTCGGTAATAATATCTGGTTCCATCACATCATGAATGGCACAAATTTCTTTAATTCGCTTTACAATTTCGTTTACCATGTATT is drawn from Pedobacter mucosus and contains these coding sequences:
- a CDS encoding MFS transporter codes for the protein MPPETQNTAFTNPNLTIISYVAFTFLGYFTIGLTLAVLPQYIHGSLAFSTMIAGIVISLQYAATFLFRGFGGKIVDKKGPKPAVMMSMIGFILSGIILLAVSFLKDQRILSLALLVVMRLVTGFSEGLVGASPINWAIFRVGNQHTAKAISYNGIGNYGALAAGAPLGVIISNSFGISYIAYFIILIGIGGLIYANSKINIILTSKEAPQSFFNVLKKVTPFGLCLAAGGIGFGAISTFVTLYYSYLNWTGAVLCLSLFSIMFVLGRLIFAGAINQYGGMKTAIACLAMEAFGLGIIALSVNPMLTLIGAGIAGFGFSLVFPALGVEAVRLIPASSQGSALGNYGLFIDLSLGITGPLLGAISTGFGMNYLFPFSLCIVVMGLVLAISIQYRRQKQGLQAFTEI
- a CDS encoding DUF72 domain-containing protein; translated protein: MQFGKVDDPSIIDFTLPPDAPETEAILNANKSKQNFQAFVGCAKWNKADLKGFYPKGTKDELTYYSTQFNSIELNATFYGMPSKEQVITWTQKTPADFKFFPKLTNTVSHFKRLINVKEPVETFCDAVSNFEDKLGMAFLQLHDNFKPKDFERLKVVINEFPKVIPLGVEVRNGEWFSNPTIANEFPQLFEDNGISNIIVDTAGRRDMLHMRLTTPTAFVRFVGVNEDEIDKKRLDDWIVKIVEWKKQGLENLYFFVHQNEELSSPLFSAYFTQKLNEAVGTDLKIPEMANGNTTSPTLF